The following are from one region of the Bradyrhizobium septentrionale genome:
- a CDS encoding aspartate dehydrogenase yields the protein MADGKTRLRVAVAGLGAIGTDVVKALDQGIEGLMLVAVSANSPDKHSGWVAELNSAPKLVPIDGLADVADIVVECAPSKLVRSIVAPVVARGKTAVVLSVGALLQNEDLVDLARAHGGQIIVPTGALIGLDAVTAAAIGTIHSAKLVTRKPVAGLVGAPHLVENNIQIEGITEPLRIFEGSARDAAKGFPANLNVAVALSLAGIGPDRTRVEIWADPTVTRNTHRIEVDSDSARFSMMIENIPSENPKTGRITALSVIACLRKLRASLRIGT from the coding sequence ATGGCTGACGGCAAGACAAGGCTGCGGGTGGCGGTCGCCGGCCTCGGCGCGATCGGCACTGACGTCGTCAAGGCGCTCGATCAGGGCATCGAGGGATTGATGCTGGTTGCGGTGTCGGCAAACAGTCCGGACAAGCACAGCGGCTGGGTTGCGGAGCTCAACTCTGCGCCGAAGCTGGTGCCGATCGACGGGCTCGCCGATGTCGCCGACATCGTGGTCGAGTGCGCGCCGAGCAAGCTGGTGCGCTCGATCGTGGCCCCGGTGGTCGCGCGCGGCAAGACCGCGGTCGTGCTCAGCGTCGGCGCGCTGCTGCAGAACGAGGACTTGGTCGATCTCGCCCGGGCGCATGGCGGCCAGATCATCGTGCCGACCGGCGCGCTGATCGGGCTCGATGCGGTGACTGCGGCGGCGATCGGGACCATTCATTCGGCCAAGCTGGTGACGCGGAAGCCCGTCGCGGGGCTCGTCGGCGCGCCGCATCTGGTCGAGAACAACATTCAGATCGAGGGGATCACCGAGCCGCTGCGCATCTTCGAGGGCAGCGCGCGCGACGCCGCCAAGGGCTTTCCGGCCAATCTCAACGTCGCCGTGGCATTGTCACTGGCCGGCATCGGGCCCGACCGCACAAGGGTGGAAATCTGGGCCGACCCGACAGTGACGCGCAACACCCACCGGATCGAAGTCGATTCCGACTCGGCGCGGTTCTCGATGATGATCGAGAACATCCCCTCGGAGAACCCGAAGACCGGCCGCATCACTGCGCTGTCGGTGATCGCCTGCCTGCGCAAGCTGCGCGCGTCCTTGCGGATCGGAACGTGA
- the phnD gene encoding phosphonate ABC transporter substrate-binding protein — translation MFTRRIVLAGVAALALTGSASAQEWKAKYPELTFAVVPAENASGVTERWTPFVAYLSKELGVKVTLRIANDYAAVIEGQRAGNIQIASYGSASFARARLTGVKSDAFANDINADGSTGYYSVFFVKASSPYKSVDDLKGKNLGLVDPNSTSGNNVPRFELDKMGIADADTYFGKVVFTGSHENAVLALAQGTVDMAANQWTSDDDSTLAQMLTKGMLKNADGSAMKKDDFRIIHKSAPIINGPYAYNADLPEDLKAAIAKAFFEAPTKDKAAFDRLSDGQKKGFHPATTKDWDGTIELIKFVDALRKKKAS, via the coding sequence ATGTTTACTCGTCGCATCGTTCTGGCCGGCGTCGCCGCGCTGGCGCTCACCGGTTCCGCATCCGCGCAGGAGTGGAAGGCAAAATATCCGGAGCTTACCTTCGCGGTGGTGCCGGCCGAGAACGCCTCCGGCGTCACCGAGCGCTGGACGCCGTTCGTGGCGTATCTGTCGAAGGAGCTCGGCGTGAAGGTCACGCTGCGCATCGCCAATGACTACGCCGCCGTCATCGAAGGTCAACGCGCCGGCAACATCCAGATCGCCAGCTACGGCTCGGCCTCGTTCGCGCGCGCCCGCCTGACCGGCGTCAAGTCCGACGCGTTCGCCAACGACATCAACGCCGACGGTTCGACCGGCTACTACTCGGTGTTCTTCGTCAAGGCCTCGAGCCCCTACAAGAGCGTCGACGATCTGAAGGGCAAGAACCTCGGCCTGGTCGATCCGAACTCGACCTCGGGCAACAACGTGCCGCGCTTCGAGCTCGACAAGATGGGCATCGCCGACGCCGACACCTATTTCGGCAAGGTCGTGTTCACCGGCAGCCACGAGAACGCGGTGCTGGCGCTGGCGCAGGGCACCGTCGACATGGCCGCCAACCAGTGGACCAGCGACGACGATTCGACACTCGCGCAGATGCTGACCAAGGGCATGCTGAAGAACGCCGACGGCTCGGCGATGAAGAAGGACGATTTCCGCATCATCCACAAGTCGGCGCCGATCATCAACGGACCCTATGCCTACAACGCCGATCTGCCCGAGGACCTGAAGGCCGCGATCGCGAAGGCCTTCTTCGAAGCTCCGACCAAGGACAAGGCCGCGTTCGACCGTCTCTCCGACGGCCAGAAGAAGGGCTTCCATCCCGCCACCACCAAGGACTGGGATGGCACGATCGAGCTGATCAAGTTCGTCGACGCTCTGCGCAAGAAGAAGGCGAGCTGA
- the phnF gene encoding phosphonate metabolism transcriptional regulator PhnF, translating to MSMQESSGVALWRQVADGIERGIADGRFAAGEKLPGEMEIAETYRVNRHTVRRALAALAERGLVRAERGSGTYVEAQRLAYPLRSRTRFSEIVGAGGHEPRGQLIEAGEDIANREIARELGLKIGARLIRIEAVRLADRTPICVSTTWLSAERFPDAGSVFANVHSMTKLLGHYGVKDYHRSSTRITAAIVDATDAARLDLPLGRPVLVVDATDVEMLDQPLVTKRSRFAAERVEFLVENG from the coding sequence ATGAGCATGCAGGAAAGTTCCGGCGTCGCCTTGTGGCGGCAAGTTGCCGACGGCATCGAGCGCGGCATCGCTGACGGCCGCTTTGCCGCGGGCGAAAAGCTGCCGGGCGAGATGGAGATCGCCGAGACTTACCGGGTCAACCGCCACACCGTGCGGCGGGCGCTCGCCGCATTGGCCGAGCGCGGCCTGGTGCGCGCCGAGCGCGGCAGCGGCACCTATGTCGAGGCCCAGCGCCTCGCCTATCCCCTGCGCTCGCGCACAAGATTTTCGGAGATCGTCGGCGCCGGCGGCCACGAGCCGCGCGGCCAGCTGATCGAGGCCGGTGAGGATATCGCCAACCGCGAGATCGCGCGTGAGCTCGGCCTGAAGATCGGCGCACGGCTGATCCGGATCGAAGCGGTGCGGCTCGCCGACCGGACGCCGATCTGCGTCTCCACCACCTGGCTGTCGGCCGAGCGGTTTCCCGATGCCGGCAGCGTGTTCGCCAACGTCCACTCGATGACGAAGCTGCTCGGGCATTACGGCGTCAAGGATTACCACCGCTCCTCGACCCGGATCACCGCGGCGATCGTCGATGCGACCGACGCCGCGCGGCTTGATCTGCCGCTGGGGCGGCCGGTGCTGGTGGTCGACGCGACCGACGTCGAGATGCTGGACCAGCCGCTGGTGACCAAGCGCTCGCGCTTCGCCGCCGAGCGCGTGGAGTTTCTGGTCGAGAACGGTTGA
- the phnE gene encoding phosphonate ABC transporter, permease protein PhnE has protein sequence MSQLPKPNTEELRAKYPSAFDRPASARLALPAMTVAALAVFVYGLVDLDFSPSRLIAGLSQLGWITMLMIPPNPGASFPLYMQALGETLSIALLGTTLAALLALPVSLLAARNIIPSNLIRFPVRRFLDSIRGVDTLIWALVWINVVGLGPFAGVLAIMVSDFGAFGKLFSEAIEAADRKQVEGIRASGGNTLHEIRFGLLPQVLPVIAGQVLYFIESNTRSATIIGIVGAGGIGLQLAEQIRVLEWQKVSFLILMILIAVAAIDFISSKLRFAIIGQRAVA, from the coding sequence ATGAGCCAGCTGCCGAAGCCGAATACCGAGGAGCTGCGCGCAAAATATCCCAGCGCCTTCGACCGGCCCGCCTCGGCGCGGCTGGCGCTGCCGGCAATGACCGTGGCAGCGCTTGCGGTCTTCGTGTACGGCCTGGTCGATCTCGACTTTTCACCGTCCAGGCTGATCGCGGGCCTCAGCCAGCTCGGCTGGATCACCATGCTGATGATCCCGCCGAATCCCGGCGCGTCGTTCCCGCTCTACATGCAGGCGCTCGGCGAGACGCTGTCGATCGCGCTGCTCGGCACCACGCTTGCGGCGTTGCTGGCGCTGCCGGTCAGCCTGCTGGCGGCGCGCAACATCATCCCCTCGAACCTGATCCGCTTTCCGGTGCGCCGCTTCCTGGATTCGATCCGCGGCGTCGACACGCTGATCTGGGCGCTGGTCTGGATCAACGTCGTCGGCCTCGGGCCGTTCGCCGGCGTGCTTGCGATCATGGTGTCGGACTTCGGCGCGTTCGGAAAACTGTTCTCGGAGGCGATCGAGGCGGCGGACCGCAAGCAGGTCGAGGGCATCCGTGCCTCCGGCGGCAATACGCTGCATGAAATCCGCTTCGGCCTGCTGCCGCAGGTGCTGCCCGTGATCGCAGGCCAGGTGCTCTATTTCATCGAGTCGAACACGCGTTCGGCCACCATCATCGGCATCGTCGGCGCCGGCGGCATCGGCCTGCAGCTCGCCGAGCAGATCCGCGTGCTGGAATGGCAGAAGGTGTCGTTCCTGATCCTGATGATCCTGATCGCGGTCGCGGCGATCGACTTCATCTCGAGCAAGCTGCGCTTTGCGATTATCGGTCAAAGGGCGGTGGCCTAG
- a CDS encoding M20/M25/M40 family metallo-hydrolase, whose product MSHKAPNMARTLRLAAALGPVLLATGATAQGLTEQQQFARGIYQELVEINTTTATGDTQKAAEAMGARLRAAGFPEADVHVFSPAPRKGNLVARLPGSGARKPILLVAHLDVVPALREDWTVDPFKLTEQDGYFYGRGSSDDKFMASAFITNLIRYKKEGYKPDRDIIVALETDEEILDANGLGMQWLIKNHRDLIDAEFALNEGGGVGLKNGKAIRNSVQTSEKVSVGYQLTVKDRGGHSSLPRKDNAIYHLAEGLVRLSNYSFPMNLNETTRIYFAKIAEVDKSHADDIKAILAPQPEPAALARLSENPGYNAQLRTTCVATMLEGGHAINALPQLATAKVNCRILPGEPVDGVQATIERVLADKQIEVTPTGKAVLSPPSPLNEEVMGSIEKLSKEFWPNAEIVPTMSTGATDGSYLRNAGIPTYGHSGLGADVDDNRNHGKDERVLVKSFYEGEEYLYRLVKMLAGGK is encoded by the coding sequence ATGTCGCACAAGGCCCCAAACATGGCTCGAACGCTGCGGCTCGCAGCAGCACTTGGTCCGGTCCTGCTCGCAACCGGTGCCACGGCGCAGGGGCTGACCGAGCAGCAGCAGTTTGCCCGCGGCATCTATCAGGAACTGGTCGAGATCAACACCACCACCGCGACCGGCGATACCCAGAAGGCGGCGGAGGCGATGGGCGCGCGGCTCCGCGCGGCGGGCTTCCCTGAGGCCGACGTGCACGTGTTCTCGCCGGCGCCGCGCAAGGGCAATCTGGTGGCGCGGCTGCCCGGCTCCGGCGCGCGCAAGCCGATCCTCCTGGTTGCCCATCTCGACGTCGTCCCAGCCCTCCGTGAGGACTGGACGGTCGATCCGTTCAAGCTCACCGAGCAGGACGGCTATTTCTACGGCCGTGGCTCTAGCGACGACAAGTTCATGGCGTCGGCCTTCATCACCAACCTGATCCGCTACAAGAAGGAGGGCTACAAGCCCGACCGCGACATCATCGTCGCACTCGAGACCGACGAGGAGATCCTCGATGCCAACGGCCTCGGCATGCAGTGGCTGATCAAGAACCACCGTGACCTGATCGACGCCGAATTCGCGCTGAACGAAGGCGGCGGCGTCGGCCTCAAGAACGGCAAGGCGATCCGCAACAGCGTGCAGACCAGCGAGAAGGTTTCGGTCGGCTACCAGCTCACGGTGAAGGATCGCGGCGGCCACTCATCGCTGCCGCGCAAGGACAACGCGATCTACCACCTCGCCGAAGGCCTCGTCCGGCTCTCCAATTACAGCTTCCCGATGAATCTCAACGAGACCACGCGAATCTATTTCGCGAAGATCGCCGAGGTCGACAAGTCGCATGCCGACGACATCAAGGCGATCCTGGCGCCGCAGCCCGAACCGGCGGCGCTGGCGCGATTGTCGGAAAATCCCGGCTACAATGCGCAGCTTCGCACCACCTGCGTCGCGACGATGCTCGAGGGCGGCCACGCCATCAACGCGCTGCCGCAGCTTGCGACCGCCAAGGTGAACTGCCGGATCCTGCCCGGCGAGCCGGTCGACGGCGTCCAGGCGACGATCGAGCGCGTGCTCGCCGACAAGCAGATCGAGGTGACCCCGACCGGCAAGGCCGTGCTGAGCCCGCCGTCGCCGCTGAATGAGGAGGTGATGGGATCGATCGAGAAGCTGTCGAAGGAGTTCTGGCCGAATGCCGAAATCGTCCCTACCATGAGCACCGGCGCGACCGACGGCAGCTATCTGCGCAATGCGGGGATTCCGACCTATGGTCATTCCGGGCTCGGCGCCGATGTCGATGACAACCGGAACCATGGCAAGGACGAGCGCGTGCTGGTCAAGTCGTTCTACGAGGGCGAGGAGTATCTCTATCGCCTGGTCAAGATGCTCGCCGGCGGAAAATGA
- the pncA gene encoding bifunctional nicotinamidase/pyrazinamidase, which translates to MKILPDDLFLIIDVQNDFCPGGALAVADGDAVVPVVNRLASRFDHVVLTQDWHPARHSSFATSHPGAAPFSSIAMPYGPQTLWPDHCIQGTAGAGFHPDLATDRAELVIRKGFRGAIDSYSAFFENDLITPTGLAGYLRERGLKRVVMAGLATDFCVQYSALDARRLGFETAVVLSGCRAIDLGGSLAAATAAMREAGAALVEEIA; encoded by the coding sequence ATGAAGATTTTGCCCGACGATCTCTTCCTGATCATCGACGTGCAGAACGATTTCTGCCCGGGAGGCGCGCTTGCGGTCGCGGACGGCGATGCCGTCGTGCCGGTGGTCAACCGGCTCGCCAGCCGCTTCGACCATGTGGTGCTGACGCAGGACTGGCACCCGGCGCGCCACAGCTCGTTTGCGACCTCGCATCCGGGCGCTGCGCCGTTTTCCTCGATCGCGATGCCGTATGGGCCGCAGACGCTGTGGCCGGATCATTGCATCCAGGGCACGGCTGGCGCCGGGTTTCACCCCGACCTCGCGACTGACCGCGCCGAGCTCGTGATCCGCAAGGGCTTCCGCGGCGCGATCGATTCCTATTCGGCGTTCTTCGAGAACGACCTGATAACCCCGACTGGGCTCGCCGGCTATCTGCGCGAGCGCGGCCTCAAGCGCGTCGTGATGGCGGGGCTCGCCACCGATTTCTGCGTGCAGTATTCGGCGCTCGATGCGCGGCGGCTCGGTTTCGAGACCGCGGTCGTGCTGTCGGGCTGCCGTGCCATCGATCTCGGCGGCTCGCTTGCCGCCGCCACCGCGGCGATGCGCGAGGCCGGCGCCGCGCTTGTCGAGGAGATCGCCTGA
- the hemC gene encoding hydroxymethylbilane synthase, producing the protein MMTRSGDFVSGQVLRIGTRKSAMALAQTDEVARLLRASAPDLAVDIVKFETRGDQDQTSKLLRHGGKGGAFVAEIREAMRSGTLQAAMHSLKDVPGNEETPGLVLAAMLARDAANDSLVLRPGLTLDAFRASRGKGFMIGTNAVRRAAYLRRLFPEATVIHFRGAADTRIAKLDRGAKQRLPDGGEVGPADALVMARSGLERIGMTARIAHDFSVDEMLPAVGQGVVAVECVETDWATRARLAGIDNAPSRLAAEAEREVLWVLNGHCNSPIAGHATLAGAEMTLRASVLDEAGAGFIEVTRRGPSDRPRELGRAVGMELLDKGAAEIIARTRVEE; encoded by the coding sequence ATGATGACGCGCAGCGGAGATTTCGTGTCGGGACAGGTTTTGCGGATAGGGACGCGCAAGAGCGCGATGGCGCTTGCGCAAACGGACGAGGTCGCGCGGCTGCTGCGCGCCTCGGCGCCGGACCTTGCCGTCGACATCGTCAAGTTCGAGACCCGCGGCGACCAGGACCAGACCAGCAAGCTGTTGCGTCACGGCGGCAAGGGTGGCGCGTTCGTCGCCGAGATCCGCGAGGCGATGCGATCAGGCACGCTGCAGGCCGCGATGCATTCGCTGAAGGACGTGCCGGGAAATGAGGAGACGCCGGGTCTGGTCCTCGCCGCGATGCTGGCGCGCGATGCGGCCAACGATTCGCTCGTGTTGCGGCCGGGTCTGACGCTGGATGCGTTTCGCGCCTCGCGCGGGAAAGGCTTCATGATCGGCACCAACGCTGTGCGCCGCGCCGCCTATCTGCGCAGGCTGTTTCCTGAAGCGACGGTGATTCATTTCCGCGGCGCCGCCGACACGCGAATTGCAAAACTCGATCGCGGGGCCAAGCAGCGGCTGCCCGATGGCGGCGAGGTGGGGCCGGCGGATGCGCTGGTGATGGCGCGCTCCGGCCTCGAGCGCATCGGCATGACCGCGCGCATCGCACATGACTTCTCGGTCGATGAGATGCTCCCCGCGGTCGGCCAGGGCGTCGTCGCGGTCGAATGCGTCGAGACCGACTGGGCGACGCGTGCGCGGCTTGCCGGGATCGACAACGCGCCGTCGCGGCTCGCCGCCGAGGCCGAGCGCGAGGTGCTGTGGGTGCTCAACGGCCACTGCAATTCGCCGATCGCCGGCCACGCCACGCTTGCGGGGGCTGAGATGACGCTGCGTGCCTCGGTGCTCGACGAGGCCGGGGCCGGCTTCATCGAGGTGACGCGGCGCGGGCCTTCGGACCGGCCGCGCGAACTCGGCCGCGCCGTCGGCATGGAGCTATTGGACAAGGGCGCCGCCGAGATCATCGCCCGCACCCGGGTCGAGGAATAG
- a CDS encoding Rid family hydrolase, with amino-acid sequence MKVTGILLGAALSVVANAASADVIRHPIPNSTFPIAQAVTVTGNTTTVYVSGQVPPVANKDADPSSPQAYGDTKTQTVGVLNRIKGILEGQGLGMGDVVKMQVFLVHNASAPMDFKAFMEGYTQFFGGSQPNLPARSVVGVAALANPGFLVEIEVIAAKDAK; translated from the coding sequence ATGAAAGTCACAGGTATCCTGTTGGGCGCCGCGCTGTCGGTGGTGGCAAACGCTGCCTCGGCTGACGTGATCAGGCATCCGATTCCCAATTCGACGTTCCCGATCGCGCAGGCGGTCACCGTCACCGGCAACACCACGACCGTCTATGTCAGCGGCCAGGTGCCGCCGGTCGCCAACAAGGATGCCGATCCGTCGAGCCCGCAGGCCTATGGCGACACCAAGACCCAGACCGTCGGCGTGCTCAATCGCATCAAGGGCATCCTCGAAGGCCAGGGGCTTGGCATGGGCGACGTCGTCAAGATGCAGGTGTTCCTGGTGCACAACGCATCCGCACCGATGGACTTCAAGGCCTTCATGGAGGGCTACACCCAGTTCTTCGGCGGCAGCCAGCCGAACCTGCCGGCCCGCTCGGTGGTCGGCGTCGCGGCGCTCGCCAATCCCGGCTTCCTGGTCGAGATCGAGGTGATCGCGGCCAAGGATGCCAAATAG
- a CDS encoding DUF1045 domain-containing protein, which translates to MAPTPRYAIYYAPSPDSALHRFGSTLLGYDAVSGDELRFPDGVAPDWREVTEDPRKYGFHATLKAPTALADGRSEAELLDACAAFAGRARRIPLIEPVVDAISGFIAVIPAKLSDELQQLAADCVTEFDAFRAPLTQEDRARRRPERLTERQRDYLDRWGYPYVMEEFRFHMTLTGRLSDERRGPIMARLRERFAAIELTTLAVDRIALFKQADSASRFRIIGSWPLRT; encoded by the coding sequence ATGGCCCCCACTCCGCGCTACGCGATCTACTATGCGCCGTCACCTGACAGCGCCCTGCACCGCTTCGGTTCGACGCTGCTCGGCTATGACGCCGTGTCGGGCGACGAGCTGCGGTTTCCCGATGGCGTCGCGCCCGACTGGCGCGAGGTCACCGAGGACCCGCGCAAATACGGTTTTCACGCCACGCTGAAGGCGCCGACTGCGCTTGCGGACGGCAGGAGCGAGGCCGAGCTTCTCGACGCCTGTGCCGCCTTCGCAGGCCGCGCGCGGCGCATTCCCCTGATCGAGCCTGTTGTCGATGCCATCAGCGGCTTCATCGCCGTGATCCCGGCGAAGCTCTCCGACGAACTCCAGCAGCTCGCCGCCGATTGCGTCACCGAATTCGACGCGTTCCGTGCGCCACTCACGCAGGAAGATCGCGCGCGACGCAGACCCGAACGGCTCACGGAGCGACAGCGCGACTATCTCGACCGCTGGGGCTATCCCTACGTCATGGAGGAATTCCGCTTCCACATGACGCTGACCGGGCGGCTGAGCGACGAGCGGCGCGGCCCGATCATGGCGCGGCTGCGCGAGCGGTTCGCCGCGATCGAGCTCACGACGCTCGCGGTCGACCGCATCGCGCTGTTCAAGCAGGCCGACAGCGCATCCCGCTTCCGCATCATCGGCAGCTGGCCGCTGCGGACGTAG
- a CDS encoding chloramphenicol acetyltransferase yields the protein MAGKTLSVVPTLDPTASVRESKLGKYTEVGARTILLEVSMDDYSYVVNDSQITYTSIGKFCSIAAMTRINPGNHPMHRATQAHFTYRASAYFPGESDDTDFFNWRRAHHVHIGHDVWIGHGAILLPGRNIGTGAVVAAGAIVTKDVPAHTIVAGNPARLVKRRFSETTADRLAALAWWDWDHETLRRVLPDFRKLAVEEFLDKYEAEAVSQAQAKQRSAAS from the coding sequence ATGGCCGGAAAAACACTCTCGGTTGTGCCGACCCTCGACCCGACTGCGTCGGTCCGCGAGAGCAAGCTCGGCAAATATACCGAGGTCGGTGCGCGCACGATCCTGCTTGAAGTCAGCATGGACGACTATTCCTACGTCGTGAACGACAGCCAGATCACCTACACCTCGATCGGCAAGTTCTGCTCGATCGCGGCGATGACCCGGATCAATCCCGGCAACCACCCGATGCATCGCGCGACACAGGCGCATTTCACCTACCGCGCCAGCGCTTATTTTCCCGGCGAGAGCGACGACACCGACTTCTTCAACTGGCGACGTGCGCATCACGTGCATATCGGCCATGACGTCTGGATCGGTCACGGCGCGATCCTGCTGCCGGGCCGCAACATCGGAACCGGCGCTGTTGTTGCCGCCGGCGCGATCGTGACCAAGGATGTGCCCGCGCACACCATCGTTGCCGGTAATCCGGCGCGCCTGGTGAAGCGGCGCTTCTCCGAGACAACAGCGGATCGTCTCGCTGCGCTGGCGTGGTGGGACTGGGACCATGAGACACTTCGCCGTGTCCTGCCCGACTTTCGCAAGCTCGCGGTGGAGGAATTCCTCGACAAGTATGAGGCCGAGGCCGTATCCCAAGCACAGGCCAAACAACGGAGTGCCGCATCGTGA
- a CDS encoding alpha-D-ribose 1-methylphosphonate 5-triphosphate diphosphatase, which yields MTDIFIEGGRTLVDGGLVETSLRTAGRDIGALDAEQGRAALHINAGGLLVLPGIIDLHGDAFERQMMPRPGVDFPTDVALIDSDRQAIANGITTVFHGTTWSWEPGLRSAENARKLLDAIEALRPLLAADTRFHLRHETHNLDAEAEIIQWLTEGRIDLFAFNDHSNVKPKKRNQSAERAGLSLEAFNELIDRVVARRPEVPASIARLAAAARAADIRMLSHDDNSPAMRQEFRALGAAIAEFPVNEETARDAADADDFIVFGAPNVVRGGSHTGWTKASDMIAKGLCSVLASDYYYPAQLLAAFRLVADGILPLARAWDLISSAPARAAGLADRGVLAAGRRADIVIVDDKVPLRPRVVAVISAGRLVHLADASCFVHALAPRKTVAAA from the coding sequence GTGACGGACATTTTCATCGAGGGCGGGCGCACGCTGGTTGACGGCGGATTGGTCGAGACCTCGCTGCGGACCGCAGGCCGCGACATCGGCGCGCTCGACGCCGAACAAGGCCGCGCCGCGCTTCACATCAATGCCGGCGGGCTCTTGGTATTGCCCGGCATCATCGATCTGCACGGCGATGCGTTCGAGCGGCAGATGATGCCGCGCCCGGGCGTCGACTTCCCGACCGACGTCGCGCTCATCGATAGCGACCGGCAGGCGATCGCCAACGGCATCACCACCGTGTTCCATGGCACGACCTGGTCGTGGGAGCCCGGCCTGCGCAGCGCGGAGAATGCGCGCAAGCTGCTCGATGCGATCGAGGCGCTGCGGCCGCTTCTCGCCGCCGATACGCGCTTCCACCTGCGTCACGAGACCCACAATCTCGACGCCGAAGCCGAGATCATTCAATGGCTCACCGAAGGCCGCATCGACCTGTTCGCCTTCAACGACCACAGCAATGTCAAACCGAAGAAGCGCAACCAGTCGGCCGAGCGCGCCGGGCTTTCGCTCGAGGCCTTCAACGAGCTGATCGACCGGGTCGTCGCGCGCCGTCCCGAGGTGCCGGCCTCGATCGCAAGGCTGGCCGCCGCGGCGCGCGCGGCCGACATCCGCATGCTGTCGCACGACGACAACAGCCCGGCGATGCGTCAGGAGTTTCGCGCGCTGGGCGCGGCGATCGCCGAATTCCCCGTCAACGAGGAGACCGCGCGCGATGCCGCCGATGCCGATGACTTCATCGTGTTCGGTGCGCCCAATGTGGTGCGCGGCGGCAGCCACACCGGCTGGACCAAGGCATCCGACATGATCGCAAAAGGCCTCTGCTCGGTGCTGGCGTCGGACTATTATTATCCGGCGCAGCTGCTCGCGGCGTTCCGCCTCGTTGCCGACGGCATCCTGCCGCTCGCCAGGGCCTGGGACCTGATCTCGTCTGCGCCGGCGCGCGCCGCGGGGCTCGCCGACCGCGGCGTGCTCGCCGCCGGCCGCCGTGCCGATATCGTCATCGTCGACGACAAGGTGCCGCTGCGGCCGCGTGTCGTCGCCGTGATATCAGCCGGACGGCTGGTGCATCTGGCGGATGCAAGCTGCTTCGTTCACGCGCTCGCGCCGCGCAAGACGGTTGCGGCGGCATAG
- the phnE gene encoding phosphonate ABC transporter, permease protein PhnE codes for MATAVSILPAQQLATLEEAYRSSVSRKRLKAALAAAIFCAALVIAAFGAEVNLRTLFTYFGNFVSYFDRILTLESGARVWTDFPEWFWGWKKWLRMLGETVLISYVGTLTGAVFAFALNFFAAQNTSPAPWLRFAVRRLLEFARTVPGIVFALIFVIAFGLGPMAGVLAIAIHSTGALGKLFAEIVENADMKPVEGIRSTGASWLSCMRFAVLPQVSAGYASYALLRFEINVREASVMGFVGAGGIGQELVVAIHKFYYSDVSAILVTIIITVFIIDISTGWLRGRLFGKETRR; via the coding sequence ATGGCGACCGCCGTATCCATTCTTCCGGCGCAGCAACTGGCAACGCTGGAAGAGGCCTACCGCAGTTCGGTCTCGCGCAAGCGGCTGAAGGCCGCGTTGGCGGCGGCAATATTCTGCGCTGCCCTGGTGATCGCCGCGTTCGGCGCGGAAGTGAACCTGCGCACGCTGTTCACTTATTTCGGCAACTTCGTCAGCTATTTCGACCGCATCCTGACGCTCGAATCGGGCGCGCGGGTGTGGACCGATTTTCCCGAATGGTTCTGGGGCTGGAAGAAATGGCTGAGGATGCTCGGCGAGACCGTGCTGATCAGCTATGTCGGCACGCTGACCGGCGCGGTGTTTGCCTTCGCGCTGAATTTCTTCGCGGCCCAGAACACCTCGCCGGCGCCGTGGCTGCGCTTTGCGGTGCGCCGGCTGCTTGAATTCGCCCGCACGGTGCCCGGCATCGTGTTCGCGCTGATCTTCGTGATCGCGTTCGGCCTTGGGCCGATGGCCGGCGTGCTGGCGATCGCGATCCACTCGACCGGCGCGCTGGGAAAACTGTTCGCCGAGATCGTCGAGAACGCCGACATGAAGCCGGTCGAGGGCATCCGCTCCACCGGCGCGAGCTGGCTGTCCTGCATGCGCTTTGCCGTGCTGCCGCAGGTGTCGGCGGGCTACGCCAGCTACGCGCTGCTGCGGTTCGAGATCAACGTCCGCGAAGCCTCGGTGATGGGCTTTGTCGGCGCCGGCGGCATCGGCCAGGAGCTCGTGGTCGCGATCCACAAGTTCTACTATTCCGACGTCAGCGCCATCCTGGTCACCATCATCATCACCGTCTTCATCATCGACATCTCGACCGGCTGGCTGCGCGGCCGGCTGTTCGGCAAGGAGACGCGGCGATGA